A single window of Anaerocolumna chitinilytica DNA harbors:
- a CDS encoding N-acetylglucosamine kinase: MKKYVLGVDGGGTKTHCSIFDLDGNMVDLVSWGTTNHECLSGSYAELQAELSKLFTYILTKNNIGTEDLERCVFGLAGVDTKWQHEFITNMIFDLGIRDFTLCNDSYLGVKAGSENGTGICAINGTAFSIGGIDSKGNMLQIGGLGELSGGDFGGGEYLAGKAIAATYNSIFKGDSETLITDMFFDTLGITSKFDFVEALKGKIDDGTYKYDYFNRLVFEAANKNDAVAQGLLDNMGIEYARCISAVINNLDFCKQEPVEIILAGSIFVKGENSRAIEKIRQEISNKHKDRIITYKVLTAPPVAGAILWALEQSGMKKHHREKVLKAFE; this comes from the coding sequence ATGAAAAAATACGTACTTGGAGTAGATGGCGGCGGAACGAAGACCCATTGTTCCATTTTTGATTTGGATGGAAATATGGTCGATCTGGTAAGCTGGGGAACGACAAACCATGAATGTCTTAGCGGTAGTTATGCTGAGCTACAGGCTGAGCTTAGTAAACTGTTTACCTATATCCTTACTAAAAACAATATAGGAACAGAAGATTTGGAGAGGTGTGTCTTTGGATTGGCCGGTGTGGATACGAAATGGCAGCATGAATTTATTACGAATATGATTTTTGATTTAGGGATAAGGGATTTTACACTTTGCAATGATTCTTATCTGGGAGTAAAGGCTGGAAGTGAAAATGGCACTGGAATTTGTGCGATTAATGGAACAGCTTTTTCCATAGGTGGAATAGATTCTAAGGGAAATATGCTGCAGATAGGAGGTTTAGGAGAATTAAGCGGAGGAGATTTCGGAGGAGGTGAATATCTGGCAGGTAAGGCTATCGCAGCAACTTATAATTCTATATTTAAAGGAGACTCAGAGACTTTAATAACAGATATGTTTTTTGACACCTTAGGTATAACATCAAAATTCGATTTTGTAGAAGCACTAAAAGGTAAGATTGATGACGGCACCTATAAATATGATTATTTTAACAGGCTGGTTTTCGAAGCGGCGAATAAAAATGATGCAGTAGCGCAGGGTCTGTTAGACAATATGGGGATAGAATATGCAAGGTGTATCAGTGCAGTCATAAACAATCTGGACTTTTGTAAGCAAGAACCTGTAGAGATTATATTAGCCGGTTCAATCTTTGTAAAAGGTGAAAATTCCAGAGCTATTGAAAAAATCAGACAGGAAATTTCAAACAAACATAAAGATAGAATTATTACCTACAAGGTTCTTACTGCACCGCCTGTAGCAGGTGCTATTTTATGGGCACTGGAACAAAGCGGAATGAAAAAGCACCATAGAGAAAAGGTTTTAAAAGCTTTTGAATAA
- a CDS encoding glycoside hydrolase family 9 protein, whose translation MKRKVRIISILVVIVMTVTLIMPGTAAKANASGVFIRVNQVGYKPSASKVAMVLSNTNLNGIRYDVFNSSNTSVLNGTISASNKGSWGDVGGANCAYTYALDFSSLSTVGSGYYIKINSYTSPAFTVSDSVYSSLADLSMQFFKVQRCGNTNPKDHGTCHVAGTSSSVDGKPDGASGTIDVTGGWHDASDYIKFMSTIGHVTDVMLTTYIHHPEVFPSPGSTSGVLNEAKVGLDFIKKMWDNTNQMLYMEVADGLDHDVENDDLDSRSKCWPEKDNTIYGTSRPVHPCPAGTGANLAGKAAAALALGAKIWGDQNGPSFNAALASNYLTAAQQIYTWGKTRTGIAGDADEFYVDTDYKDDMAWAAAELYRATGTASYLTDAKSYCDSAGEWYNKSDTSLNWSRAYAWVNYEVASLDSSYKSTVINRMNNHLNVKKTYADAQFWNNSSQPKWGTYEAMSNNAVEAMMYQELSGNTTYSNLAGQQLDFMLGKNPWGVSMLNGAGTNWFQNPRHRVTTLNRVSNPSYQLLGAWSEGFETSAQYAVDQLDPLLSGQENANVVQFNDSRMVWHDNRRDYATNEVTISGNVAGMAMVAFMGGSYTQSVPAVPTGLTAVATGTSQINVTWSAVSGATGYDLEVDGTTINNVTSPYVHSGLALGSTHSYKVRAVNSTGTSVWSTAVSATTASASSVDYIAASDAYVRDGTYAGTNYGTAATIDVKGDPDTGYNRKGFMKFDLTGRSGTSVSSAILKVYCNAVSAATPVVIYGLSGTDTWVESGSSSITWNNQPGSTGAVTIGTLNVTAAGWYNIDVTSYVNSQMSGDKKMTFKLQVENGNGATISFNSKENAANKPALTVK comes from the coding sequence GTGAAAAGAAAAGTTAGAATTATTTCGATTCTGGTTGTAATTGTAATGACTGTAACATTAATTATGCCCGGAACAGCTGCAAAAGCAAATGCAAGCGGGGTTTTTATCAGAGTTAACCAGGTTGGCTATAAACCATCGGCAAGTAAAGTGGCTATGGTATTATCCAATACCAATTTAAACGGAATAAGATATGATGTTTTTAATTCAAGCAACACTTCGGTCTTAAATGGAACAATTTCAGCAAGCAACAAAGGAAGCTGGGGGGATGTGGGAGGTGCCAATTGTGCTTATACCTATGCCCTCGATTTTAGCTCTTTAAGTACAGTAGGCAGTGGATATTATATAAAAATCAACTCCTATACTTCACCGGCATTTACTGTCAGTGATTCTGTTTACAGCAGTTTAGCGGATTTATCAATGCAGTTCTTTAAGGTACAGCGCTGCGGAAATACTAATCCCAAAGACCATGGAACCTGCCACGTAGCAGGAACAAGTTCATCGGTGGATGGAAAACCGGATGGGGCCTCCGGTACCATTGATGTAACGGGGGGCTGGCATGATGCCTCGGATTACATCAAATTCATGAGTACTATCGGACATGTTACGGATGTTATGCTTACAACTTATATTCATCATCCGGAAGTGTTCCCTTCACCCGGAAGTACCAGCGGTGTATTGAACGAAGCAAAGGTTGGTTTGGATTTTATAAAAAAGATGTGGGATAACACTAATCAGATGTTATATATGGAAGTAGCCGATGGCCTTGACCATGATGTTGAGAATGATGATCTTGATTCCCGCAGTAAATGCTGGCCGGAAAAAGATAATACCATATACGGTACCTCCAGACCCGTCCATCCGTGTCCTGCAGGAACCGGAGCAAATCTGGCCGGTAAAGCGGCAGCAGCGCTCGCATTGGGAGCTAAAATATGGGGAGACCAAAATGGACCCAGTTTCAATGCAGCTTTAGCCAGCAATTATCTTACAGCAGCACAGCAGATATATACCTGGGGCAAGACAAGAACTGGTATTGCTGGAGACGCTGATGAGTTCTATGTGGATACAGATTATAAAGACGATATGGCTTGGGCGGCAGCTGAGCTCTATCGTGCTACCGGCACAGCATCTTATTTGACAGATGCAAAATCCTATTGTGACAGTGCCGGTGAATGGTATAACAAATCTGATACCAGCCTCAACTGGTCCAGGGCTTACGCCTGGGTAAATTATGAAGTCGCATCCCTTGATTCATCCTATAAAAGTACGGTTATAAACCGTATGAATAATCATCTCAATGTGAAGAAAACTTATGCGGATGCACAATTCTGGAATAACAGCAGTCAGCCCAAATGGGGTACTTATGAAGCAATGAGTAATAATGCTGTGGAAGCCATGATGTATCAGGAATTGTCGGGGAATACAACATATTCTAATCTGGCAGGGCAGCAGCTGGACTTTATGCTGGGCAAAAATCCCTGGGGTGTCAGTATGTTAAATGGTGCGGGAACCAACTGGTTTCAGAATCCCCGCCACCGTGTAACAACATTGAATCGTGTAAGCAATCCTTCTTACCAGCTCCTTGGAGCTTGGAGCGAGGGTTTTGAAACAAGTGCCCAATATGCAGTAGATCAATTGGACCCGTTGCTTTCGGGACAGGAGAATGCGAATGTAGTACAATTTAATGACAGCCGTATGGTTTGGCATGACAATAGAAGAGATTATGCCACAAATGAGGTTACGATTTCCGGAAATGTAGCAGGAATGGCTATGGTTGCTTTTATGGGTGGAAGTTATACACAGAGCGTACCGGCAGTACCAACCGGGTTGACTGCTGTAGCAACCGGAACATCACAAATTAATGTGACTTGGAGTGCTGTAAGCGGTGCAACCGGTTATGACCTTGAAGTAGACGGAACAACAATAAACAATGTGACTTCTCCTTATGTACATTCAGGCTTGGCTCTGGGATCAACCCATAGCTATAAAGTAAGAGCTGTGAACAGCACCGGTACCAGTGTATGGAGTACTGCTGTAAGTGCCACGACGGCATCTGCCTCCTCAGTTGATTATATAGCCGCCTCGGATGCTTATGTAAGGGATGGAACCTATGCTGGAACGAATTATGGCACAGCTGCAACAATTGATGTCAAAGGGGATCCGGATACAGGCTATAACCGGAAGGGTTTTATGAAGTTCGACCTTACAGGACGTTCAGGAACTTCTGTTTCATCGGCAATCTTAAAGGTATATTGTAATGCGGTATCGGCAGCGACGCCCGTGGTAATATACGGTCTATCCGGCACAGATACCTGGGTGGAATCAGGGAGCAGCAGTATTACCTGGAATAATCAGCCTGGCAGTACGGGTGCGGTAACCATCGGAACACTGAATGTTACAGCCGCAGGTTGGTATAATATTGATGTAACAAGTTATGTGAACAGTCAGATGAGCGGGGATAAGAAGATGACATTTAAGCTGCAGGTTGAGAATGGTAATGGAGCGACTATAAGTTTTAATAGTAAAGAGAATGCAGCTAATAAGCCTGCTTTAACGGTTAAATAA
- a CDS encoding ABC transporter permease gives MRNNNIAIVRKITKRTLSSDKRRNFFIIAAITLTTFMIASVFSIGVSYYDSINMHEKRMQGSISQMAFSNPTSEQLEKIYSLDYVKTIGLGAYVAQTKDIPKLDELNIAYVDKTQWKKIFSPTFTNIIGHYAEQENEIMLSRYILNAMGINEPKIGMKIPISFIINGTNEVKTETFTLSCIYTEYAHSRQNGFVAIYSSYAFAKKYDKISTNSTMVNIIFKDSKNINKNIERLKNDLAFTNNQNYTESPAFTNTYGNITNYIALLVIILFLMFTGYLLIYNVMYISISKDVRFYGMLKTLGTTPRQIRHIVIGQILRLCVIGLPVGCIASVAISMLIVPAVISNSGIDTGSVVSFSPIIYIGAVVFSVLTALFGAAAPAKKAANISPVEALKFTAGDIGKTKIPVTTNGKSYKMALLNIFRNRNQATIVMLSLFLGIMIFSLIITIVSSMDIDYRVNSEYNYDFSISSQSAYPDYGLNDDFIKNVKSLNGITESGITTIEFGELIYSEALDKYIDWLSNDNNMTREESIAKLLGCELKGIDSLKLREINKTLSVPIDIKEFESGKIALINIRNGSTDDVKMANCLSDIATFDIKYNDKGDYFHIANGGSISTETNDSFRLGGPEILVSNAFLHQYFPTSHVLSIDLNVKNGYDEQIYNAINDLAVSMDITMISRYAARKAMQDAKTIMMVLGGGVSFILALIGIFNFVNVMSVSIMTRKREFAILESVGMSKKQMRSMLRNEGLGYAIITILCSLTIGNLIIYVLFTLLKNVEKYAQFTYPFIPIIMMYVTISLICFITPKVVYRSISKMSIIDRLRETE, from the coding sequence ATGAGAAATAACAATATTGCTATTGTTAGAAAAATTACAAAGCGTACATTATCCTCAGATAAAAGACGAAATTTCTTTATTATTGCTGCAATAACATTGACTACTTTTATGATTGCTTCCGTTTTCAGTATTGGAGTAAGCTATTATGATTCTATCAATATGCATGAAAAACGTATGCAAGGCTCCATTTCTCAGATGGCATTTTCCAATCCCACTAGTGAACAATTAGAGAAAATATATTCCCTCGATTATGTGAAAACTATCGGTCTAGGTGCTTATGTGGCGCAGACGAAAGATATACCTAAATTGGATGAACTCAATATAGCTTATGTGGATAAAACACAATGGAAGAAAATATTTTCCCCGACATTTACAAATATTATTGGGCACTATGCAGAACAAGAAAACGAAATTATGTTATCCCGATATATCCTAAACGCAATGGGTATTAATGAGCCTAAAATCGGTATGAAAATACCTATATCATTTATTATTAATGGTACGAATGAAGTCAAAACGGAGACTTTTACTTTGTCATGTATTTACACGGAATATGCTCACAGTAGGCAGAACGGATTTGTTGCCATATATTCCTCGTATGCATTCGCAAAGAAATATGATAAGATCTCAACAAACAGTACAATGGTAAACATAATTTTCAAAGATTCAAAAAATATTAATAAAAATATAGAACGATTAAAAAACGATTTAGCATTCACTAATAATCAAAATTATACTGAATCCCCAGCATTCACCAACACATATGGGAACATTACAAACTATATAGCGTTACTTGTTATAATTTTATTCTTAATGTTTACAGGTTATCTACTTATCTATAATGTTATGTATATCTCTATTTCAAAAGATGTACGATTTTACGGTATGCTAAAAACCTTAGGGACAACGCCTAGACAAATACGTCATATTGTTATAGGGCAGATATTACGCCTGTGTGTGATTGGCCTACCTGTTGGGTGCATAGCTTCAGTTGCTATTTCAATGTTAATTGTTCCTGCTGTCATTTCAAACAGCGGCATCGATACCGGCTCTGTCGTTTCATTCTCACCAATAATTTATATTGGAGCAGTTGTATTTTCGGTTTTGACCGCATTATTCGGTGCTGCAGCACCTGCAAAAAAAGCAGCGAACATTTCACCTGTTGAAGCATTAAAATTTACAGCGGGGGATATCGGTAAAACGAAGATTCCAGTCACCACAAACGGAAAATCTTATAAAATGGCTCTCCTTAACATCTTCCGTAATCGCAATCAGGCAACAATTGTAATGTTAAGCCTATTTTTAGGTATTATGATTTTCTCACTAATCATAACAATAGTTAGCAGTATGGATATTGATTATCGTGTAAACTCCGAGTATAATTATGATTTTTCTATTTCTTCTCAAAGTGCATACCCTGATTATGGTTTAAACGACGATTTTATTAAAAACGTAAAAAGTTTAAATGGAATTACCGAATCAGGAATTACAACAATTGAATTTGGGGAACTCATTTATTCCGAAGCACTTGATAAATATATTGATTGGCTTAGCAACGATAATAATATGACAAGGGAGGAATCCATAGCAAAGCTTCTTGGCTGTGAACTAAAAGGTATTGATTCTTTGAAACTACGCGAAATAAATAAAACTCTTTCTGTTCCAATTGATATAAAAGAATTCGAAAGTGGTAAAATTGCATTAATTAATATAAGAAATGGTTCCACTGACGATGTTAAAATGGCGAATTGTTTATCTGATATAGCAACATTTGATATCAAATACAATGATAAAGGTGATTATTTCCATATTGCAAACGGCGGTAGTATATCAACGGAAACCAATGATTCATTTAGACTAGGTGGTCCCGAAATCTTAGTGTCAAATGCATTCTTGCATCAGTATTTTCCCACATCGCATGTTCTTTCCATCGATTTAAATGTGAAAAATGGCTATGATGAACAGATCTATAACGCAATTAATGATTTAGCGGTTTCTATGGACATAACAATGATTTCACGTTATGCAGCACGAAAAGCTATGCAAGATGCAAAAACAATTATGATGGTGTTGGGAGGCGGTGTTTCATTTATACTTGCATTAATTGGCATATTTAATTTTGTTAATGTAATGTCTGTGAGTATTATGACACGAAAACGGGAGTTCGCTATTCTTGAAAGTGTTGGAATGAGCAAAAAGCAAATGCGCTCAATGCTAAGAAATGAGGGATTAGGTTATGCAATCATAACTATATTATGCTCCTTAACGATTGGTAATTTGATTATTTATGTTCTTTTCACCTTACTAAAAAATGTAGAGAAATACGCTCAGTTTACCTACCCATTTATTCCCATAATAATGATGTACGTTACCATTTCACTGATTTGTTTTATCACACCGAAAGTTGTTTACAGGAGTATAAGTAAGATGTCCATTATAGATCGTTTGAGGGAGACTGAATAA